A single Bos mutus isolate GX-2022 chromosome 16, NWIPB_WYAK_1.1, whole genome shotgun sequence DNA region contains:
- the LOC102267212 gene encoding SPRY domain-containing SOCS box protein 1 isoform X5 has product MGQKVTGGIKTVDMRDPTYRPLKQELQGLDYCKPTRLDLLLDMPPVSYDVQLLHSWNNNDRSLNVFVKEDDKLIFHRHPVAQSTDAIRGKVGYTRGLHVWQITWAMRQRGTHAVVGVATADAPLHSVGYTTLVGNNHESWGWDLGRNRLYHDGKNQPSKTYPAFLEPDETFIVPDSFLVALDMDDGTLSFIVDGQYMGVAFRGLKGKKLYPVVSAVWGHCEIRMRYLNGLDPEPLPLMDLCRRSVRLALGKGRLGEIHALPLPASLKAYLLYQ; this is encoded by the exons ATGGGGCAGAAGGTCACTGGAGGGATCAAGACGGTGGACATGAGGGACCCCACGTACCGGCCCTTGAAGCAGGAGCTCCAGGGTCTGGACTATTGCAAGCCCACCCGCCTGGACCTGCTGCTGGACATGCCTCCCGTGTCCTATGACGTCCAGCTACTCCACTCCTGGAACAATAATGACCGCTCACTCAACGTCTTCGTGAAAGAGGACGATAAGCTCATCTTCCACCGGCATCCGGTGGCCCAGAGCACGGACGCCATCAGGGGCAAAGTCGGGTACACGCGTGGGCTGCACGTATGGCAGATCACGTGGGCCATGAGGCAGCGGGGCACCCACGCCGTGGTGGGGGTGGCAACGGCAGACGCCCCCCTGCACTCCGTGGGGTACACAACACTCGTTGGGAATAACCATGAGTCTTGGGGCTGGGACTTGGGGCGCAACCGGCTCTACCACGACGGCAAAAACCAGCCAAGCAAGACGTACCCGGCCTTTCTGGAGCCGGACGAGACGTTCATTGTCCCCGACTCCTTCCTAGTGGCCCTGGATATGGACGACGGGACCCTGAGCTTCATTGTGGATGGACAGTACATGGGAGTAGCTTTTCGGGGACTCAAGGGCAAAAAACTGTATCCTGTAGTGAGTGCCGTCTGGGGCCACTGTGAGATCCGCATGCGCTACTTGAATGGACTCGACC CGGAGCCCTTACCACTCATGGATCTCTGCCGTCGCTCGGTGCGCCTGGCCCTGGGGAAGGGGCGCCTGGGTGAGATCCACGCGCTGCCACTGCCCGCCTCCCTCAAGGCCTACCTCCTCTACCAGTGA